A segment of the Lactobacillus sp. ESL0700 genome:
AGTAATTCATCGGTAAAGTGCTCGCGAAAATCATCGTAGACCTTTTTAGTATCAATCGAATCTGCCAAGCCGTGGTGCTGCTCAACTTGTGCAATTCTAGCACGCTGAATACAGTCGAGCAAGCGATTATGTTGGCGGGGATAATACACCCGCGCTAGTCGCAAGACATCAACGTAGTCATTATTCAACTCAGCTAGCTTGAACTTTTTAGTTAAATCATACAAAAAATTCAGATCAAAATTGACGTTGTAACCAATAATCACATCATCCCCGATGAAGTCGCGAAATTCGGTCATTGCTTGTCTAACAGGGATACCTTCATCAAGCAGCTGCTGCTCGGTAATTCCATTTAGCTTAGTGATAAAGGCTGGCACCTTATTAGATCCGGGATAAGTTACCAAGTTGCTGTATTGAGCAACAATTTCGTTATTCCGCACCTTCACGCCGCCTAATTCCGTCACGTGATCGCGGTAAGGACTAAGGCCTGTGGTTTCAATATCCAGCATTATGTAGTCGGATAAAAAGCTCGGCAGTTCTTGTCCCTTGCCGCGCAACTTATTTTGGGCACCAGAAACATGCAGCACCCCATTTTTAATAAAAATACTCATTCTTACTTCCCACTATTTTTGTACTAAACCGGCAATTAATGGTGCAGTGCCGCTCTCAGTTGCCGCACTACGCTTTTGCAAATCATCCGGCAACATTTCCGGCGTTAAGTCGGCTGCCACATACGACCACTGCGGAAACTGCTGGACTAAATGCACAATCGGGTCGAGCAGCTGCGGACTTGTCGCGTCAACCCCGAGCTCCAAGAAGACCACACGCTTGTCCTCGTTTCCTGTCAAAAACCAACGAAACCGCGTATTTGCATCAGTATCGGGATAAAAGTGCGCATTTAACGGCATGTGCAGCTCCATTGGCTGCTGGCAAATTTTACATTTAGGCACCATTTCCGCCGTAACTTGGTCAATTTCCTTAGTTGCCAATTTAGCAACAAGCGCGCGATTATCCTCTAGACCGTGGTTAATCCCGCT
Coding sequences within it:
- a CDS encoding exonuclease domain-containing protein gives rise to the protein MSIFIKNGVLHVSGAQNKLRGKGQELPSFLSDYIMLDIETTGLSPYRDHVTELGGVKVRNNEIVAQYSNLVTYPGSNKVPAFITKLNGITEQQLLDEGIPVRQAMTEFRDFIGDDVIIGYNVNFDLNFLYDLTKKFKLAELNNDYVDVLRLARVYYPRQHNRLLDCIQRARIAQVEQHHGLADSIDTKKVYDDFREHFTDELLQQAKDKVKNLDLLADELESWQLGFRNPVNNKKIVFAGNLGMAHEEAMQLVNNLGGQAQTEVTPDTDYLIMGDHDFFDKNNAVRLKAEEFNHAGSKIKRWSEKFFLNMLDEWARS
- a CDS encoding Sir2 family NAD-dependent protein deacetylase — protein: MENLDKAKQLLADAEVVIVTAGNGMAQVEGLDILAQGTFDQDFPVIAQKYDVHTIGGALDKKFESWQEQWLFWSKLVQKYTLAYQPSKTMRQLKQLIGQKQYFIATSTFGHFFETAGFNENRIFNAFGDWTKMQCSSGINHGLEDNRALVAKLATKEIDQVTAEMVPKCKICQQPMELHMPLNAHFYPDTDANTRFRWFLTGNEDKRVVFLELGVDATSPQLLDPIVHLVQQFPQWSYVAADLTPEMLPDDLQKRSAATESGTAPLIAGLVQK